One Plasmodium cynomolgi strain B DNA, chromosome 12, whole genome shotgun sequence genomic region harbors:
- a CDS encoding cytochrome c oxidase assembly protein (putative) — MSVIKRILSRLRMNRTNKGKNNFLVLEKKEKLETPYLYLSLSACMLGLSFAFVPLYQLFCQSTGYGGTIQNKIDIRKMLERKKANNKNRLIEVNFTSQSNMPWVFEPEQKKIIVKPGETVLAFYKAKNLLDKPIIGIALYHVLPDEAGLYFNKIQCFCFEEQMLNANEEIDLPVLFFIDPDILNDSRLKNLEKITLSYIFFESDSEIPEEYQHLSRAIAPKKKPEIQVI; from the coding sequence atgagcgTCATAAAAAGGATCTTGAGCAGGCTGCGCATGAACAGAACGAACAAGGGGAAGAACAATTTCCTCgtgttagaaaaaaaagaaaaattggaaacCCCATACTTATATTTGTCCCTATCCGCCTGCATGCTTGGATTATCCTTTGCCTTCGTCCCACTGTACCAGTTGTTTTGCCAGTCAACTGGATACGGTGGAAccatacaaaataaaatcgaCATCAGAAAAATgttggagagaaaaaaggcaaataatAAGAACAGATTAATTGAAGTAAACTTTACGAGTCAGTCTAATATGCCATGGGTGTTCGAAccagaacagaaaaaaataattgtaaaaCCTGGGGAAACGGTGTTAGCATTTTATaaggcaaaaaatttgcttgaCAAACCAATTATAGGAATAGCTCTCTATCATGTGCTTCCTGACGAGGCAGGTTTATATTTCAATAAAATTCAGTGCTTTTGTTTTGAGGAGCAGATGCTTAATGCGAATGAAGAAATTGATTTGccagttttgtttttcatcgATCCGGACATTTTAAATGATTctagattaaaaaatttggagaaaattaccctgtcgtatattttttttgagtctGATTCGGAAATCCCCGAGGAATATCAGCACCTTTCAAGGGCAATCGCGCCAAAGAAGAAACCCGAAATTCAAGTCATTTGA
- a CDS encoding hypothetical protein (putative), translated as MRKGFFSRVHYSNCVHHKYKKSTEKYNSKGAGKLLKNLNYYSRNEKKEILKKIHENIILKKNHLKEELSQFYINDKDVKEIFEKEKISDQDDKLAIIKQVESNEEALISKFNNFCDLLHFSLQNLERQGGPSANKRRTFKPSDIINCANNNVFEIHEWVTTNLDLIKKFLVFIDKNLDAYERTSHWFKTCFCLNKFVIYFFNYSFPFIEFFDSKLLSKYCHLFIKLSLLDNSPFVSKQKEKKVENIYTVNISNEEIFDLVKNNNKNVIRLLLLLSARKSHVYMLYVKKTKIREWIENVNSYLVESVMGGRGGSRQMPMFVDEPSYDSKEVLERPYEEKFGEKDNQMDNRTNYHSYFICLYFNQLYLVNKLVSNYVSFLPYMNDNILPLLDCIGVLCEGILEEDHLSERKIKNLTLLLSSRNVEKYVIKDIMADAPLSRCIQMSGYDIGGRNSPVSAKVEEMGFPGEGLSYTENGNMLVCGGDSRRTNGFTPHVEEDSLLRRSFFHEERFLKLHVNTKRNLKLLFENMTHFFILSDCEGILKFLQTVYLTRYMNMWSTNILFYSIWVNAEFLKMYQVKNVLFFLSLFKSNFILKNMDLGSSIYSWYNKQLIFYLRKKVEIYFENNTLESSIKSVFILSDLLSHNKVIKKILLKKLVLLNFNNTQPSLFCQIFFLLNKLRFDASNTLFCELFLKHYKRVIHSLTCVETLDLIKNVEYLITRKKRKIFVVLILYFFRKFEQSTAAGSSSPPLLNVSYIFKLMNIINKFKLFEYCRKDYFLPIYRFIFFTKEGKNGVEEEAAWVSSDNRNGMDTSKCNHYSFLIKNNQTVLLDVGEVETREKGKGLQLLREHKGCKDAYMVERNQEDIKFVGSKLNGQRDLMCTKYLRVKLEVLTTSEILDLIFFSINIRKNVYLIGELHTELFYRILRNANFSKKQVALCFRSIWMSRVFHLNFFEALTEIVTNNIKMVSNSIFALDILLCLCSYKHRNVYDPLIVSLFDICFDDIDKILKNMKIQVLFYCCVVFLEVYYPLLFLKVIRRGRNVFRKKGTNSSGMRQGGGVGLNGNFPKKVEPLGGSQQNGVPCNRVGDTPVEREIETSVKSMERKDAQNGIQSDIPSDVVNDMLRDPVGRGEKEGELIMAMQKKTDICLEDSGDPQNTADVLKYLKQVFLLQQKKLAYSYDLIKFCEILHKLKITKIKVNNIPNVFFKNHEIDDLLVLNVFYPALKFCIIFTKGEKASKNLNKMIHVSKIGKKSDVHNVNQGAVDVLLTEEKNFSEGAFNSHRILRCNRESVSTPGDVDKDNLFSIPSHNCRENDVDILAQKLYLLKKHKINNMVIPIEKVDLFFKVNLVEEQNAIINESNMIFDKVYQQILASKRREILADRNILASLMRKQLEFIFHLS; from the exons ATGAGGAAAGGCTTCTTTTCCAGAGTGCACTACAGTAATTGCGTTCATCacaagtataaaaaaagcacaGAAAAGTACAACAGCAAAGGTGCGGGTAAGTTATTAAAGAATCTGAATTATTACTcaagaaatgaaaagaaagaaattttaaaaaaaattcatgaaaatattattcttaaaaaaaatcatttgaAAGAAGAACTGTcccaattttatataaatgataaagatgtgaaggaaattttcgagaaggaaaaaatttctgatCAGGATGATAAATTAGCGATAATTAAGCAGGTGGAAAGTAACGAAGAAGCGCTAATAAGTAAGTTTAACAATTTCTGCgatttgcttcatttttctttacaaaatttagaGAGACAAGGGGGACCATCCGCAAACAAGAGGAGGACATTTAAACCGAGTGATATCATCAACTGCGCAAACAACAATGTATTTGAGATACACGAATGGGTTACAACTAATTTGGACttgataaaaaagtttttggTTTTcattgataaaaatttagacGCATATGAAAGAACATCCCATTGGTTTAAAACCTGTTTCTGCCTCAACAAgtttgtaatatatttttttaattattcctTCCCATTCATTGAATTTTTCGATTCGAAGCTCTTGTCCAAGTATTGccatttgtttataaaattaagcCTTTTGGACAATTCTCCTTTTGTTTCTAAgcagaaagagaaaaaggtagaaaatatatacactGTAAATATATCAAATGAGGAGATCTTCGatttggtaaaaaataacaacaaaaatgtgatcAGATTGTTGTTACTGTTGAGTGCGCGGAAGAGCCAC GTATACATGCTATATGTGAAGAAGACGAAAATTAGAGAATGGATTGAAAATGTGAATTCTTATCTTGTAGAAAGTGTGATGGGAGGTCGAGGGGGGTCAAGGCAAATGCCCATGTTTGTAGACGAACCCAGTTATGATAGTAAAGAAGTTCTAGAACGGCCGTATGAAGAAAAGTTTGGCGAAAAGGATAACCAAATGGACAACAGAACAAATTACCATAGCTACTTCATTTGCCTATATTTCAATCAGCTTTACTTAGTAAACAAATTGGTGAGTAATTATGTTTCATTCCTGCCCTATATGAATGACAATATATTGCCGCTTCTGGATTGTATAGGAGTATTATGTGAGGGCATTTTAGAAGAGGACCATTTGAgcgaaaggaaaataaaaaatctgaCTCTTCTTCTGAGCAGTAGGAATGTAGAAAAATACGTAATAAAGGACATAATGGCAGATGCTCCGTTATCTAGGTGCATTCAGATGAGTGGATATGATATTGGGGGAAGGAATTCACCCGTCAGTGCTAAGGTTGAAGAAATGGGTTTCCCAGGTGAGGGGTTAAGTTACACGGAAAATGGAAACATGTTAGTGTGTGGGGGTGATAGCAGAAGGACAAATGGGTTTACGCCCCACGTGGAAGAAGATTCACTGCTGAGGAGGAGCTTCTTCCATGAGGAACGCTTTCTAAAACTGCACGTAAACACAAAGCGTAATTTGAAACTCCTTTTTGAAAACATGACGCATTTCTTCATCTTGAGCGACTGTGAAGGAATcctaaaatttttgcaaactgtGTACCTAACGAGATATATGAATATGTGGAgcacaaatattttattctatagCATATGGGTGAATgcagaatttttaaaaatgtaccaaGTGAAGAAtgtgttgttttttctttccctgtTTAAGAGCAACTTCATTTTAAAGAACATGGATTTGGGAAGCTCCATTTATAGTTGGTATAATAAACAGTTAATATTCTACCTGAGAAAAAAGGTAGAAATTTATTTCGAAAACAACACATTGGAAAGTAGCATCAAGAGTGTGTTCATCTTGTCCGATTTATTGAGTCACAACAaagtgattaaaaaaattttactaaaaaagTTAGTTctgttaaattttaataatacaCAGCCGAGTCTTTTctgtcaaatttttttcttactaAATAAGCTAAGATTTGATGCAAGCAATACGTTATTTTGTGAGCTATTTTTGAAACATTACAAGAGGGTTATTCACTCCTTGACGTGTGTAGAAACATTAGATTTgattaaaaatgtggagtATTTAATAActaggaagaaaagaaaaatattcgtCGTTCtgattttgtatttttttaggaAGTTTGAGCAAAGTACGGCTGCGGGAAGTAGCTCCCCCCCACTTCTCAATGTaagttacatttttaagcTAATGAACATTATAAACAAGTTTAAATTGTTTGAATATTGCAGGAaggattattttttgccaatttatcgatttatttttttcacaaaagaagggaaaaatggagtagaggaagaagcagcatGGGTCTCATCCGATAACCGCAATGGTATGGACACATCGAAATGTAACCactattcttttttaataaaaaataaccaaaCGGTATTGCTTGATGTGGGGGAAGTAGAAACAAgggagaaagggaaaggacTTCAACTGTTGAGGGAACATAAAGGATGTAAGGATGCTTATATGGTTGAGCGAAATCAGGAAGATATAAAATTCGTAGGCAGTAAGCTAAATGGGCAAAGGGACTTGATGTGCACAAAATACTTGAGGGTAAAATTGGAAGTATTAACAACCAGCGAAATATTAGATTTAATCTTCTTCAGCATAAACATAAGGAAAAATGTTTACCTCATTGGTGAGCTACATACAGAACTGTTTTATAGGATCCTCCGAAATGCGAACTTTTCGAAAAAGCAAGTAGCCCTATGTTTTAGAAGCATATGGATGTCCAGAGTTTTTCACCTCAACTTTTTTGAGGCCCTAACAGAAATTGTAACGaacaacataaaaatggttaGTAACTCCATTTTCGCGTTGGATATATTGCTATGCTTGTGTTCGTATAAGCATAGGAACGTATACGACCCTTTGAtagtttccctttttgatatATGCTTCGACGatattgataaaattttaaaaaatatgaaaatacaAGTTCTTTTTTACTGCTGTGTTGTATTTTTGGAAGTGTACTACCCTCTGCTATTTTTGAAAGTCAtaagaagagggagaaacgtttttcgaaaaaagggaacgaaCAGTTCAGGAATGCGGCAAGGAGGTGGGGTAGGCTTAAATGGAAACTTCCCGAAGAAGGTGGAACCTTTAGGAGGGAGTCAGCAAAATGGAGTTCCTTGCAACCGTGTTGGTGACACCCCGGTGGAGCGTGAAATAGAGACGAGTGTAAAAAGTATGGAAAGGAAAGACGCACAGAATGGGATACAGAGCGATATACCCAGTGATGTGGTGAACGACATGCTAAGGGACCCAGTTGGAAGGGGTGAAAAGGAAGGTGAACTGATAATGgcgatgcaaaaaaaaacagacatTTGTTTGGAGGACAGCGGAGATCCTCAGAACACCGCCGATGtactaaaatatttgaagcaagttttccttttgcagcaaaaaaaacttgcATACAGTTACGACCTAATTAAGTTCTGTGAAATATTGCACAAATTAAAGATAACAAAGATTAAGGTTAATAATATCCccaacgttttttttaaaaatcacgAAATTGATGATTTGCTTGTGTTGAATGTGTTTTATCCAGCCTTAAAATTCTGcatcatttttacaaaaggtGAGAAGGcatcaaaaaatttgaacaaaatgattCATGTGTCGAAAATTGGTAAGAAGTCGGACGTGCATAATGTGAACCAAGGCGCTGTGGACGTTTTACTcactgaagaaaaaaacttttcTGAAGGAGCGTTCAATTCGCACAGAATCCTCCGCTGTAATAGAGAGAGTGTAAGTACCCCCGGTGATGTTGATAAGGACAACCTGTTTAGTATCCCTTCTCACAACTGCCGCGAGAACGATGTGGACATCCTCGCGCAAAAACTATATTTACttaaaaagcacaaaataaacaacatGGTAATACCCATAGAAAAGGTCGACttgttttttaaagtaaACCTTGTGGAGGAACAAAATGCGATCATAAACGAATCGAACATGATATTTGACAAGGTTTATCAGCAAATTTTAGCAAGTAAGAGGAGGGAGATTTTGGCCGATCGTAACATCTTAGCATCGCTTATGAGGAAGCAGTTGGAGTTTATTTTCCACTTAAGTTAA
- a CDS encoding hypothetical protein (putative) — protein sequence MKNYTIFQRDEKKLLFEKFERDIPNLLKFYNVFFVIGILEFEEFIKLALVLYEKKFHTLNENSRLCISFSDKIFAQCYDLIDYDLRDFFTPLLSDHDEKEESAHQNDKIALLDETTLLQKILLDPLLIEFNVIILTNVHRRLVKTDLILSLVKKILLKRNDLVIFIFSNCLIGNGAPNWSHVESSPVGEEEEHDRVSHIRDVSNTKKWKVRMEQRENEDDRRAEVRGEKSLDHSHRGKQISVAMREKHFVAKIDKREGIKVDGKDTDEYVSAKGVARRSESKGFPTQNEKSVNHFLKEKEDALPEYHIYKNRQERRNYGRDDIGRKKHFSIKNKKMKDLISRKQYYVRSRSNTLSSDDGNKEKWLPRGDSENLDFSHSDEEKGKNVRNSLFEHSAKHCLMYDQKEDADFMNPSCRNVPHNGKDQISKKLEEWKKFAEGIGKVNKEINVFVFHISNESNSGERTGRKTSEPVSGDIYYLKKRCANYLHTCIVLASSLFRNKKRSRENVLIFLNNEQEIDFVKRGLQNGGIENSHIAIVNDMPEDCPDWGELRDKIIILKDAEYFYKKVKNVKYVIDPCFVKDEIYDYDLNVTNKYTIMCSRSKCEERRLVCSDTICYRLITEDDYLNLLNENCIPEILKRDIFYNIFFLKTLGMKNVCSFDFVTAPMVIALKRCFEMLYILKLMDMDGNVTDKKLSLLICHLPLKFKYSVFLLNSIKYRCVYEVVVIVSMLINEPIFLFNHKNVDKVKAMRLPLMAEESDLLSYYNVFQNFEKAKDRKSFCYDNFLAYKSVKKATKFFYRLKRILHNFGIEMEKSNNVEYILKAKICSFFYNVSKVVSDNSYKLLNGRGANELLYLDQMSVLNESEQQRRKFIVYTDAYSNNESRIFVRHASVIDPLWLITECPSYFSNRHCVKLAGMEA from the exons atgaaaaattatacaatattCCAGAGGGATGAAAAGAAGCtgctttttgaaaaattcgaGAGGGACATaccaaatttgttaaaattttataacgtattttttgtaattggCATTTTGGAATTTGAGGAATTTATAAAGCTGGCCCTGGTTCTGTacgaaaagaaatttcaCACCTTAAATGAGAATAGCAGATTGTGCATTTCATTTTCGGACAAGATTTTTGCGCAGTGTTATGACTTAATTGATTACGATTTGAGGGATTTTTTCACTCCACTGTTAAGTGATCATGATGAGAAAGAGGAAAGTGCTCaccaaaatgacaaaattgcACTCCTGGACGAGACAACACTGCTTCAGAAAATATTACTCGATCCTCTTTTAATTGAATTTaatgttataattttaacaaatgttCATAGGAGGCTAGTAAAGACCGACTTGATACTGTCACTTGTAAAGAAGATACTTTTGAAGCGAAACGATTtggtcatttttatattttctaacTGTCTGATTGGAAAT GGTGCACCAAATTGGTCACATGTTGAGTCCTCGCCCGTGGGTGAAGAGGAGGAACACGACAGAGTTAGCCATATAAGGGATGTTAGcaatacgaaaaaatggaaagtgaGAATGGAACAACGGGAAAACGAAGATGACAGAAGAGCTGAAGTGCGTGGTGAAAAGTCGCTTGATCATTCTCAcagaggaaaacaaattagcGTTGCAATGAGGGAGAAGCATTTCGTAgcaaaaattgacaaaaggGAAGGCATAAAAGTGGATGGAAAGGACACGGACGAATATGTCTCTGCAAAGGGGGTGGCACGTAGAAGTGAGTCGAAAGGTTTTCCCACgcagaatgaaaaaagtgtgaatcattttttgaaagagaaggaagatGCCCTTCCAGAGTACCACATTTATAAGAATAGACAGGAACGCAGAAATTATGGAAGAGATGATatagggaggaaaaaacatttttctataaaaaataaaaaaatgaaggattTAATAAGTAGGAAGCAGTATTACGTGAGGAGTAGGAGCAACACGCTATCCAGTGATGATgggaataaagaaaaatggctACCTCGAGGCGATAGTGAAAATTTGGATTTTTCCCACtcggatgaagaaaaaggaaaaaatgtgcgaaATTCGCTATTCGAACATTCGGCGAAACATTGCCTGATGTATGACCAGAAGGAGGACGCAGATTTTATGAACCCGTCCTGCAGAAATGTACCTCATAATGGAAAAGACCAAATTAGTAAAAAGTTGGAAGAATGGAAAAAGTTCGCAGAAGGGATAGGAAAAGTCAACAAAGAAATTAACGTGTTCGTTTTTCACATTTCTAATGAGAGCAATTCTGGTGAAAggacaggaagaaaaacgagcGAACCGGTGAGCGGCGATATTTactatttgaaaaaaagatgtgCAAATTATTTGCACACGTGTATCGTTTTAGCTAGTAGCCtatttagaaataaaaaaaggagcagagAAAATGTTCttatctttttaaataacgaACAGGAAATAGATTTCGTCAAGAGGGgattgcaaaatggaggcatCGAAAATAGTCACATCGCAATTGTGAACGACATGCCTGAAGATTGCCCCGATTGGGGAGAGTTACGggacaaaattattatcctAAAAGAtgcagaatatttttataaaaaggtaaaaaatgtgaaatatgTCATAGATCCATGCTTCGTGAAGGATGAAATATATGATTACGACTTGAACGTGACGAACAAATACACCATAATGTGCAGTAGGAGCAAATGTGAAGAGCGGCGACTCGTTTGCAGTGATACCATTTGTTATCGATTGATAACCGAGGATGATTACTTGAATCTACTGAACGAAAATTGCATAccagaaatattaaaaagggacattttttacaacatattttttttaaaaacgttaGGAATGAAGAATGTCTGTTCATTCGATTTTGTCACTGCCCCAATGGTGATAGCTTTGAAGAGATGCTTCGAGATgctttacattttaaaactTATGGACATGGATGGAAATGTAACGGATAAGAAGTTAAGCTTATTAATTTGTCATTTACCCCTAAAATTTAAGTATAGCGTGTTTCTGCTGAACAGTATAAAGTACAGATGTGTGTACGAAGTGGTAGTTATTGTAAGCATGCTAATTAACGAacccatatttttatttaaccataaaaatgtagataaAGTGAAAGCTATGCGATTACCTCTGATGGCTGAAGAGAGCGACCTTTTGAGTTACTATAAtgtatttcaaaattttgagaaaGCAAAGGATAGAAAAAGTTTTTGCTATGATAACTTTTTAGCCTACAAATCGGTTAAAAAGGccaccaaatttttttatagattaaaaagaatattgCATAATTTCGGCATAGAGATGGAAAAGTCAAATAATGTGGAATACATACTGAAGGCAAAaatatgttcttttttttataacgtTTCGAAAGTGGTAAGTGATAATTCGTATAAGCTCTTAAATGGGAGAGGTGCCAATGAGTTATTGTACCTCGATCAGATGTCTGTGTTGAACGAATCGGAACAACAAAGGAGGAAGTTTATCGTGTACACCGATGCCTATTCGAATAATGAATCCAGAATTTTTGTGAGACACGCATCAGTTATTGATCCCTTATGGCTGATCACTGAATGTCCATCTTACTTTTCCAATAGGCATTGTGTGAAGCTCGCGGGGATGGAAGCCTGA
- a CDS encoding SOH1 homologue (putative), translating into PFENRLRFECELEFVQSLSNIDYIKYLYENKYFSDKRFLNYLKYLNYWRTKPYVFYIHFPICLYVLEILNDSKVDEYFSKDSSFNNFVYYLKLHWLFFSYQI; encoded by the coding sequence CCATTTGAAAACAGACTAAGATTCGAGTGTGAATTAGAATTTGTACAATCTCTCAGCAACATTGATTACATTAAGTATTTGTACGAAAACAAATACTTTAGCGATAAGAggtttttaaattatttgaagtatttaaattattggagAACCAAGCCGTATgttttttacattcattttcccatttgtctTTACGTTTTGGAAATATTGAATGACAGTAAAGTTGATGAATATTTTAGCAAGGACagctcatttaacaatttcgTGTATTACTTAAAATTGCATTGGTTGTTTTTTAGTTACCAAATT